The following proteins are encoded in a genomic region of Terriglobia bacterium:
- a CDS encoding TIGR03013 family PEP-CTERM/XrtA system glycosyltransferase has product MWRVFLRYLAFRRFGAVIIENVLLVCCVLDAVHIRLYEGIRSPSGYTQYIPKALVIAIVFQLFLHLRDVYDFGKTLSFAQFFVRLAQALVLAAGTLSFLYYSFPDLMVGRGVFAISFVLISIFLTVWHTLLRLYLGIRGPHSHILILGTGRLARELVTEILNRSELGISICGFVDDDPAIVGTSIVNPQVIGLSRDLPRIVSETKVDRIVVELQDRRGRLPIDELLNLKTQGIAIEDATSMYERVTGKIAIENLKPSWMIFNAGFEVSRSMMIQKRILSVIVSAVLLLLFSPVILLAMLLIKLDSHGPVFHCQERVGQDGKIFTLWKFRSMHADAERDTGPVWSTAGDSRVTRLGRILRRTRLDELPQLYNVLRGDMSLVGPRPERPHFVKELAQMIPFYHLRHAVKPGVTGWAQINYEYGNSVRDSVEKLQYDLFYIKHMSWLLDSVIIFETIKTVLVNRGS; this is encoded by the coding sequence ATGTGGCGCGTTTTTTTGCGCTATCTGGCGTTCCGCAGATTCGGCGCCGTCATCATCGAGAACGTGCTGCTGGTATGCTGTGTTCTGGACGCCGTCCACATCCGGCTGTACGAGGGCATCCGCTCTCCCAGTGGCTACACTCAGTACATACCCAAGGCCCTGGTCATCGCCATCGTTTTCCAACTCTTTCTCCACCTCCGTGACGTCTACGACTTTGGCAAGACGCTCTCATTTGCCCAGTTCTTCGTGCGCCTGGCACAGGCACTGGTTCTGGCAGCCGGGACCCTGTCGTTCCTGTATTACAGTTTCCCTGATCTGATGGTCGGTCGTGGCGTATTTGCCATCAGTTTCGTGCTGATCTCCATTTTCCTCACGGTCTGGCACACGCTCCTGCGCCTCTATCTTGGAATTCGCGGGCCGCACTCGCACATTCTCATTCTGGGAACCGGACGGCTGGCGCGCGAGCTGGTGACTGAAATCCTGAACCGTTCCGAACTCGGCATCAGCATCTGCGGGTTTGTCGACGACGATCCGGCAATCGTCGGCACCTCGATCGTAAATCCACAAGTAATCGGCTTGTCCCGGGATCTGCCAAGAATCGTCTCCGAAACCAAAGTCGATCGCATCGTCGTGGAGCTTCAGGACCGGCGCGGACGGCTTCCCATCGATGAGTTGCTCAACCTGAAGACTCAAGGCATTGCCATTGAAGACGCCACCAGCATGTATGAGCGCGTTACCGGCAAGATCGCGATTGAGAACCTGAAGCCCAGCTGGATGATTTTCAATGCGGGCTTTGAAGTGTCCCGAAGCATGATGATTCAGAAACGGATTCTGTCCGTTATCGTTTCAGCGGTATTGCTGCTTCTGTTCTCACCCGTCATTCTGCTCGCCATGCTTCTCATCAAGCTGGACTCGCACGGGCCGGTTTTTCATTGCCAGGAGCGCGTGGGGCAGGACGGGAAAATCTTTACCCTCTGGAAATTCCGCTCCATGCACGCGGACGCTGAGCGGGACACAGGTCCGGTATGGTCCACCGCCGGCGACAGCCGCGTAACCCGGTTGGGCAGGATCCTGCGCCGGACACGACTCGATGAACTGCCGCAGCTCTATAACGTCCTCCGAGGTGATATGAGCCTGGTAGGACCCCGCCCCGAGCGGCCCCACTTTGTGAAAGAACTGGCCCAGATGATCCCGTTCTATCACCTGCGTCACGCGGTCAAGCCCGGTGTCACCGGCTGGGCGCAGATCAACTATGAGTATGGGAACTCGGTCCGCGACTCCGTGGAGAAACTGCAGTATGATCTGTTCTACATCAAGCACATGTCGTGGCTGTTGGATTCGGTAATCATCTTCGAAACCATCAAGACAGTCCTGGTGAACCGGGGGTCCTAG
- a CDS encoding CpsD/CapB family tyrosine-protein kinase, whose protein sequence is MSEIFSWLRRAELEKRKERAESVAEPAALHPADQGEAAIAVESEPVLSELAQTKIDIRNDARFDLAAADQRIRSVLDPLTAVGEQYRLLRARLSILQKERGMKTLLVTSSVPVEGKTFTACCLAGVFAQEPGRRVLLIDADLRKPKAAQDLGMKSGNNIDGLSQVLRGEKTVNDVLLGSSKMDFFLLPAGPVPDDPAELLSSPNLERAIKTMAAVFDWVVIDSPPALALADATLIAPLCDAALLVVRTDKTPSKLVQEAIKRIGRARICGLVMNRGRHVKSSHYYYYHYYRKDRGRRQ, encoded by the coding sequence ATGAGCGAAATATTCAGCTGGCTGAGGCGGGCAGAACTCGAGAAAAGGAAGGAACGCGCGGAATCCGTTGCTGAACCGGCCGCGCTTCACCCTGCCGACCAGGGGGAGGCGGCGATCGCCGTTGAATCAGAGCCGGTGCTGTCTGAGCTTGCTCAGACGAAGATAGATATCCGCAACGATGCGAGATTTGACCTGGCGGCCGCCGACCAGCGCATAAGAAGCGTTCTGGACCCACTGACCGCGGTCGGTGAGCAGTACCGTCTGTTGCGGGCAAGGCTGTCTATACTGCAAAAAGAGCGCGGTATGAAAACCCTGCTGGTTACCAGCAGCGTGCCGGTAGAGGGGAAGACATTCACAGCCTGCTGCCTTGCGGGCGTTTTTGCTCAAGAACCCGGCAGGCGCGTGCTCCTGATTGACGCCGATCTGCGCAAGCCCAAAGCGGCGCAGGATCTCGGCATGAAAAGCGGCAACAATATCGACGGCCTCTCGCAGGTACTGCGTGGTGAGAAAACGGTGAATGACGTGCTGCTCGGTTCCTCAAAAATGGATTTCTTCCTGCTGCCGGCCGGCCCGGTTCCGGACGATCCTGCTGAACTTCTGAGCTCGCCTAATCTGGAGCGCGCAATCAAGACCATGGCAGCTGTCTTCGACTGGGTCGTCATCGACTCACCGCCGGCCCTGGCCCTCGCCGATGCCACACTCATCGCGCCCCTTTGCGATGCAGCACTCCTGGTAGTGCGCACTGACAAGACTCCATCCAAGCTCGTACAGGAAGCGATCAAACGGATCGGTCGCGCCAGGATCTGTGGTCTCGTTATGAATCGCGGGAGACATGTAAAGTCCTCGCATTACTACTACTACCACTATTACCGCAAGGATCGGGGCAGGAGGCAGTAG
- a CDS encoding FemAB family PEP-CTERM system-associated protein: MLPSLSIPDLADPGIAGQWDSYVRSHPHGSVFHLTAWQRLIERSFRHKPQHLVALDREGKVLGLLPLFLVRSRIFGRMLVSTPQAAYGGILAESDTVAKAILELARRMAAANKVRFLELRNFKNALEVPGLMPKDLYVTFRQELSPEVELNMRAIPRKTRAEIREGIRNGLEFKVNEIGVNQFYDVYSRSLRNLGTPVFSKSLFANGVREFSSNCRIFSVHWHGKLVSAVWTLFYKDEVLPYYGGSMREYNRLAVNNFMYWMLIKYGCENGYRIYDFGRSKKGTGSFDFKKRWGMTMSELPYQYALVRQNSPPDTSPLNPRFSMGIRIWRRLPLWMTNSIGPLIARHLI, encoded by the coding sequence ATGCTACCCTCTCTCAGCATCCCGGACCTTGCCGATCCCGGGATCGCAGGGCAATGGGATAGCTATGTACGATCGCATCCTCATGGATCTGTCTTCCATTTAACCGCCTGGCAAAGGTTGATTGAGCGCTCGTTCCGCCACAAGCCTCAGCATCTGGTGGCCCTGGATCGAGAAGGCAAAGTTCTGGGATTACTCCCTCTGTTCCTCGTGCGCAGCCGGATCTTCGGGCGGATGCTGGTCTCGACGCCGCAGGCGGCATATGGAGGCATACTGGCAGAGTCCGACACCGTTGCAAAGGCCATTCTCGAGCTGGCGCGCCGCATGGCTGCGGCCAATAAGGTCCGATTCCTGGAGTTGCGGAACTTCAAAAACGCGTTGGAAGTGCCCGGGCTCATGCCTAAGGACCTTTATGTGACATTTCGACAGGAATTGAGCCCGGAAGTCGAGTTGAACATGCGGGCGATTCCGCGCAAAACCCGCGCTGAAATTCGTGAAGGCATCCGCAACGGCCTCGAGTTCAAGGTAAATGAGATTGGAGTCAATCAGTTTTACGATGTCTACTCTCGTAGCCTTCGTAATCTCGGCACTCCCGTGTTTTCCAAGAGCCTATTTGCGAACGGTGTACGGGAATTCAGCTCCAACTGCAGGATCTTCTCGGTCCATTGGCACGGGAAGCTTGTTTCAGCAGTCTGGACGCTTTTTTACAAAGATGAAGTCTTGCCCTACTACGGCGGTTCGATGCGGGAGTATAACCGTCTTGCGGTCAACAATTTCATGTACTGGATGCTGATCAAGTATGGCTGCGAGAACGGTTACCGTATTTACGACTTCGGCAGGAGCAAAAAGGGGACAGGCTCCTTCGACTTTAAGAAACGGTGGGGCATGACTATGTCGGAGCTTCCTTATCAATACGCCCTTGTGCGTCAAAACTCGCCTCCTGACACATCGCCGCTCAATCCAAGATTCTCGATGGGAATTCGCATCTGGCGCCGCCTTCCTCTCTGGATGACTAACTCCATAGGACCACTGATTGCAAGACATCTCATCTGA
- a CDS encoding AAC(3) family N-acetyltransferase, which translates to MSNSSVPAGLKRRLFPKGIRRKLSNYRSRLLKRTNEKTFTELIAGLQIESGSVVCVHSMLSAFGYLPGGPQSVIRAIQRAVPRCTIMMPTFPFSGTALAYIQSGIMYDPTTTGSQSGLLTDTFWKLPGVRRSLHPTHPCAALGPLADELIDRSEHCSTPFGDDSTYGRFSKMSNAVILCLHTNGTSMVHRFQEIVGMPNLFMPGSYLAKGYNDKRETVSYSVRIHTPNLPLYAALPGESSEDYEYVWLPDFSFLFPSQRKLNLLATLKSPRAKEILLRRQQEFVDKGQIRSATFRAAEIAAVVVAPWQERLCADLTESIRAYPGAYQYDTLSKAHADGRLY; encoded by the coding sequence GTGTCTAATTCTTCGGTTCCGGCCGGTCTCAAGCGGCGCCTTTTTCCGAAAGGTATTCGTCGGAAGCTGAGCAACTACAGGAGCCGACTGCTGAAACGAACGAACGAAAAAACGTTTACCGAACTCATTGCTGGATTGCAAATTGAGTCGGGATCTGTTGTCTGTGTTCACAGTATGCTGAGTGCATTCGGCTATCTGCCGGGTGGCCCACAATCGGTCATTCGAGCGATCCAGCGGGCGGTTCCTCGCTGCACAATCATGATGCCGACATTCCCCTTCAGCGGTACTGCGCTCGCATATATCCAATCGGGGATCATGTATGATCCCACGACGACAGGCTCCCAAAGCGGCCTGTTGACCGACACATTCTGGAAACTTCCGGGTGTCAGGCGAAGTCTGCATCCCACTCATCCTTGTGCGGCCCTCGGTCCGTTGGCGGATGAGCTGATCGATCGTTCCGAACATTGTTCTACTCCGTTTGGTGATGACTCGACCTACGGTAGATTCTCGAAAATGTCTAATGCCGTTATCTTGTGTTTACATACAAACGGCACAAGCATGGTTCACAGGTTCCAGGAAATCGTGGGTATGCCGAACCTCTTTATGCCCGGCTCTTATCTCGCAAAGGGGTACAATGACAAGCGCGAAACAGTGAGCTACTCCGTACGCATTCATACCCCCAATCTTCCGTTGTATGCAGCACTTCCTGGGGAGAGTTCTGAGGATTACGAGTACGTGTGGCTGCCCGATTTCTCTTTTCTCTTTCCCAGTCAGCGCAAACTTAACCTTCTGGCCACGTTAAAGAGCCCGAGGGCAAAGGAGATCCTGTTGCGAAGACAGCAGGAGTTTGTAGATAAGGGGCAGATTAGAAGTGCAACCTTTCGAGCAGCCGAAATCGCAGCCGTTGTCGTTGCTCCCTGGCAAGAACGCCTATGTGCCGATCTGACGGAGAGTATCAGGGCATATCCTGGCGCTTATCAATATGATACTCTTTCAAAGGCTCATGCCGATGGGCGCCTCTATTGA
- a CDS encoding lipopolysaccharide biosynthesis protein — MDTTKASSLEVSQPLSEARLDGMLVSSLAWAGSIRWLSQAVSWVATLILAHLLSLEDYGLVGMATVYFGLIAMMNEFGLGTAVVTLQQLKNEEIAQINSVAVLLGIGGFAISCLLAIPLASFYQAPQLRLVVVIMSVTLVVSAFKTVPYAVLQKDLQFKKVSLLEGAQGMFQPFVTICFAAWGFGYWALVLGGLLGAAFSSVSLVWARPFRFAWPRMGKLKETLTFSWQVLVARLSWYVYSNADFVVAGKVLGQAALGAYTFAWTLANVPVDKISSVVIRTTPAFFAACQDDMAGLRRYLLKTTEGLALITAPIALGIALVANDFVPVVLGEKWNPMILPLQILSLHVSLRAIAPLIAVILTVTHKSRFLMYTSLAGAAVLPLFFYLGSHWGTAGIAAAWLIGLPLVSFPNYWVAFKTIKLSWYQYLKSLSPTLTGSAAMIAIVLVVQTALRHNSPAAARLTLSVLSGGLTYAGMLWVCHRGRVLSFLELARSLRS, encoded by the coding sequence ATGGACACTACGAAGGCTTCCTCGCTTGAAGTGAGCCAACCACTATCCGAAGCAAGACTCGATGGGATGCTGGTCAGCAGCCTTGCCTGGGCCGGTTCGATAAGGTGGCTATCGCAGGCGGTAAGCTGGGTTGCTACCTTAATCCTGGCGCATCTCCTGTCCCTCGAGGATTACGGCCTCGTCGGCATGGCGACCGTATACTTCGGCCTGATAGCGATGATGAATGAATTCGGCCTCGGCACCGCCGTCGTCACACTTCAACAGCTGAAGAATGAGGAAATAGCGCAAATCAACAGTGTTGCTGTCCTCCTGGGAATCGGCGGCTTTGCCATTTCGTGCCTGTTGGCGATCCCGCTGGCTTCGTTCTACCAGGCTCCTCAGCTTCGTCTGGTTGTAGTTATTATGAGTGTGACCCTAGTCGTTTCTGCTTTTAAAACCGTCCCTTACGCCGTTCTTCAAAAAGATCTCCAATTCAAGAAGGTGTCGCTCCTTGAAGGCGCGCAGGGAATGTTTCAGCCCTTTGTCACAATTTGTTTTGCAGCCTGGGGCTTCGGCTACTGGGCGCTTGTGCTTGGCGGCCTTCTGGGAGCGGCCTTTTCCTCGGTTTCGCTGGTTTGGGCACGCCCTTTCCGGTTCGCATGGCCTCGCATGGGCAAACTGAAGGAAACCCTGACGTTCAGTTGGCAGGTCCTTGTGGCCCGCCTTTCATGGTATGTTTACTCCAACGCCGATTTCGTGGTAGCAGGAAAGGTTCTTGGCCAGGCAGCTCTTGGCGCTTATACATTCGCCTGGACTCTGGCCAACGTCCCGGTCGATAAAATCAGCAGTGTCGTCATCCGAACTACTCCCGCTTTTTTTGCTGCATGCCAGGATGATATGGCAGGTTTAAGACGCTATTTGCTAAAAACCACCGAAGGTCTTGCCTTAATCACTGCTCCCATTGCATTGGGGATTGCCCTTGTAGCCAATGACTTTGTACCTGTCGTCCTTGGTGAGAAATGGAATCCCATGATTCTCCCGCTGCAAATCCTCTCACTTCACGTTTCACTCCGAGCTATCGCACCCTTGATCGCTGTGATACTCACCGTCACACACAAGTCGCGCTTCCTTATGTATACCAGTCTGGCAGGAGCTGCGGTGCTTCCACTCTTTTTCTACCTGGGAAGTCATTGGGGCACAGCGGGAATTGCAGCGGCCTGGTTAATAGGCCTTCCTCTCGTTTCTTTTCCAAACTACTGGGTGGCTTTCAAGACCATTAAACTTTCATGGTATCAATACTTGAAATCACTGTCGCCGACCCTAACCGGGTCCGCAGCCATGATCGCTATTGTGCTGGTGGTTCAGACGGCTCTCCGACACAATTCTCCCGCAGCGGCCCGTCTAACGTTGTCGGTTCTGTCCGGAGGACTGACCTATGCCGGCATGCTATGGGTCTGCCACCGTGGGCGCGTATTGTCCTTTCTCGAGCTTGCACGGTCTCTCAGGAGCTGA